In Lates calcarifer isolate ASB-BC8 linkage group LG21, TLL_Latcal_v3, whole genome shotgun sequence, a single window of DNA contains:
- the si:ch211-149e23.4 gene encoding uncharacterized protein si:ch211-149e23.4: MGHLVTDDIFSEPDSLTNLSVKMNVSSVDVEGEYICQFESAEEEFFESVFVTVVAEPDVQVLVNAETINGTHYQSVSCSAIGGRPTPQISWLTNGLPASEYPFTVSANNTTLSNGTSSLSSILRFPTHLQDEDSVTCEVQHPTLPNPKLTTVRVETYAKPNVTIKVEMVQQGGNEFWVVSCISSGGRPDTDISLALDTDEELQREDSSDSDMQTLSVFLPVTEYEGHNVTCSFDHPKFAHSESQVQTLPSFYLSSVQLLDSELGINNDDFQDTKTLELKEGQNEIIVGLDVIGNVPRYNVTCKKDDGPLPEGLELDGSSLRVQGPVEHQHAGLYECVFSYLHLKAVLQINITVQPHVIQPVPPTIRVDLQTKDGHRVIECSAADAVPAANVSWHLPEGVSGVSWSNFTSHNGSHSVRGVFLLPACSPWELTAECVINHPAFEEPENRSITLPLCARPNITINSSTELKGSVLFTKVDCSVDSVASAAAITWHVGNTDNSINSSLSEPEVRADGLVSARSSVRFLSSLYAGQNLTCVVEHPSLEASEIRTIHIPVHKAPLLSVSVARQRDSHLWLAVCDCKGEGFGTNLAWVLPENVKGQTSLHSEYEGRALKARLTYQFPLDRHEGQDLTCEYRSEHGNIEKKTVRIPRYYITAVRVLNHTTPLQSRYGGGPIIHRLTLQENHHNQKILLQVVGNVSDYDLNCKRSDGSFVHMERHAMVFQSQVTEKDAGLYICCASFYHHMVTIKIQVEVMSEDKQFAMVAIGCISSASAILIIFIITLWVCCSRNSRTQYKKPESLSALTALMQEPGSPEVKKPMVTEKDSKEHAQVVNYSIVIDVKSTV; this comes from the exons ATGGGCCATTTAGTAACTGATGACATCTTCTCAGAGCCAGACTCTCTCACCAACCTCTCAGTTAAGATGAATGTGTCCAGTGTGGATGTTGAGGGAGAATACATCTGTCAGTTTGAATCGGCGGAGGAGGAATTTTTTGAGAGTGTATTTGTCACTGTAGTAG CTGAGCCTGATGTACAGGTCCTTGTGAACGCAGAGACCATAAACGGCACTCACTACCAGTCAGTGTCATGCTCTGCGATCGGAGGTAGGCCCACGCCTCAGATCAGCTGGTTGACAAATGGTCTTCCTGCCTCAGAATACCCCTTCACCGTGAGTGCAAATAACACCACTCTCTCAAACGGCACATCCTCCCTGAGCAGCATCCTCCGCTTCCCCACCCACCTACAGGACGAGGACAGCGTGACCTGTGAGGTTCAACACCCGACCCTCCCAAACCCGAAACTCACCACAGTGAGGGTGGAAACTTATG CGAAGCCAAATGTGACCATTAAAGTAGAGATGGTACAACAAGGAGGAAATGAGTTCTGGGTGGTCTCGTGCATTTCATCTGGAGGGAGACCTGACACTGACATCTCCTTGGCTTTGGACACcgatgaagagctgcagagagaagacagctcagactcagacaTGCAAACACTCTCAGTCTTCCTCCCTGTAACAGAGTATGAGGGCCATAATGTCACCTGTTCGTTTGACCACCCCAAATTTGCACACAGCGAGTCACAAGTCCAAACACTGCCATCTTTTT ATTTGTCTAGTGTTCAGTTGTTGGACTCAGAGTTGGGAATCAACAATGACGACTTCCAAGACACTAAAACTTTAGAGCTAAAGGAAGGACAGAATGAAATTATTGTCGGCCTAGACGTCATTGGGAATGTGCCACGTTACAATGTTACCTGCAAAAa agaTGATGGGCCCTTGCCTGAGGGTTTGGAGCTGGATGGCAGTAGCCTCAGAGTTCAGGGTCCTGTGGAGCATCAGCATGCTGGCCTGTATGAATGTGTCTTCTCCTATCTCCATCTTAAAGCAGTGCTGCAGATCAACATCACAGTTCAACCCCATGTTATACAGCCTG TTCCCCCGACAATACGAGTTGATTTGCAGACTAAAGATGGACACAGGGTGATTGAGTGCTCAGCAGCTGATGCTGTTCCTGCAGCCAACGTATCCTGGCATCTACCAGAGGGTGTGTCTGGAGTCTCTTGGTCCAATTTCACTTCTCATAATGGAAGCCACTCTGTCAGGGGAGTTTTTCTCCTCCCTGCCTGCTCGCCCTGGGAGCTCACTGCAGAGTGTGTGATAAATCACCCAGCATTTGAGGAGCCAGAGAACAGAAGCATAACACTCCCCCTTTGCG CTCGACCTAACATCACCATCAACTCTAGTACAGAGTTGAAAGGCAGTGTGCTTTTCACAAAGGTGGACTGCTCTGTAGACAGTGTTGCCTCAGCAGCAGCTATAACCTGGCATGTtggaaacactgacaacagcatCAACAGTTCTCTGTCAGAGCCTGAAGTCCGAGCCGACGGTTTGGTTTCAGCTCGTAGCTCTGTGCGCTTCTTGTCTTCTTTGTATGCTGGTCAGAATTTGACCTGCGTGGTGGAGCATCCGAGCCTGGAGGCATCAGAGATAAGAACAATACACATTCCTGTGCACA aagCCCCACTGCTGAGTGTTTCTGTGGCGAGACAGCGAGACTCTCATCTCTGGCTGGCAGTGTGTGACTGCAAAGGGGAGGGTTTTGGGACGAACCTTGCCTGGGTCCTTCCTGAAAATGTCAAAGGCCAAACATCCCTGCACTCAGAGTATGAAGGACGCGCCCTGAAAGCCAGGCTGACTTATCAGTTTCCTCTGGACCGTCACGAGGGGCAGGATCTGACCTGTGAGTACCGGTCTGAACATGGGAACATAGAGAAGAAGACCGTCCGTATCCCCAGATACT ATATCACCGCTGTGAGAGTCCTGAACCACACCACTCCTCTGCAAAGCCGCTACGGGGGTGGACCCATCATACACAGACTAACTCTCCAGGAAAATCATCACAACCAGAAAATACTGCTCCAAGTTGTGGGCAACGTGTCAGACTATGATCTCAACTGTAAGAG GAGCGATGGCTCATTCGTCCATATGGAGAGGCATGCGATGGTCTTCCAGTCACAGGTCACAGAGAAAGATGCAGGCCTGTACATCTGCTGTGCATCCTTCTATCACCACATGGTCACAATCAAGATTCAAGTGGAGGTCATGAGTGAGGACAAGCAGTTTG cgaTGGTAGCCATTGGCTGCATCTCTTCAGCCTCAGCCatcctcatcatcttcatcatcactctCTGGGTGTGCTG ctcaAGAAATAGCAGGACACAATATAAG AAGCCAGAGTCTCTCTCGGCCTTGACGGCCCTGATGCAGGAGCCCGGCTCTCCCGAGGTGAAGAAGCCAATGGTGACAGAAAAGGACAGTAAGGAACATGCTCAGGTGGTCAACTACTCCATAGTCATTGATGTGAAGAGCACCGTGTGA
- the rrp8 gene encoding ribosomal RNA-processing protein 8 isoform X1 yields MFNEDEDWSDEQDAQIQSKTVLKNTQKANNNTNVKQSKVVGKKSLLRTLQTLGSVPEWKSDDHQRDSDSDSEAETAPSHTKKKKKRRKRRKHAETSEEQQENGGLNQSVEEKPAAKKRSKDNKFGAMKVKTTSAGETKDEEMTKSAKMKVNKPKSTEGLSRKQWKNKMKNKRRCKNKYRQNKPEEDEKRKAESADKHKPEEEVKTDSYSNNNSGAITQTAAQRKKKEKGDKAQKRQKTEGDTDVSCASEKQTQKEEKHLFEKEKKTKGGNGEKGASETSADGHEAEVKITGGQQKLPVKRQNPELSKEQSLKREKLRKMLHSRETDRQENPAEQKDEPAAVEEQEVKLDRSASLRSRMEQRLESARFRYINEVLYSTSSGEAKRMFRQDPQAFWIYHRGYTAQVQRWPANPVDTIISYIQQKPSSLVVADFGCGDCKIARNVKNKVHSFDLAATCELVTVCDMANVPLRDSSVDIAVFCLSLMGTNLADFLAEANRVLKMGGVLKIAEVASRFDNVRSFITALASLGFKMVSKDTENTHFYSFEFVKTGDSPETVKKFGLQLKPCVYKKR; encoded by the exons ATGTTTAATGAGGATGAAGACTGGAGTGATGAACAAGACGCTCAAATCCAGAGTAAAACTGTCCTCAAAAACACCCAGAAGGCGAACAACAATACAAATGTCAAG CAGTCCAAGGTTGTTGGTAAAAAGAGCCTGCTGCGGACCCTTCAGACACTGGGATCAGTACCAGAGTGGAAGAGTGACGACCACCAACgggacagtgacagtgacagtgaggcAGAAACAGCTCCGTCTCACaccaagaaaaagaagaagagaaggaaaaggagaaaacatgCAGAGACATCAGAGGAGCAGCAAGAGAACGGAGGCTTAAATCAGAGCGTCGAGGAGAAACCTGCAGcaaaaaagagaagcaaagaCAACAAATTTG GGGCCATGAAGGTGAAAACCACATCTGCAGGCGAGACAAAGGATGAAGAAATGACAAAGTCCGCAAAGATGAAAGTAAACAAACCCAAGAGCACAGAAGGGCTGAGcagaaaacaatggaaaaacaaaatgaagaacaAGAGgagatgtaaaaataaataccGCCAGAATAAGCCTGAGGAGGAcgagaaaagaaaagcagaatcTGCAGATAAACACAAGCCAGAGGAAGAAGTCAAAACAGATTCAtatagcaacaacaacagtggaGCAATCACTCAGACAGCAgcccagagaaagaaaaaagaaaagggagataAAGCGCAGAAAAGGCAAAAGACTGAGGGGGACACTGATGTTTCCTgtgcatcagaaaaacaaacacagaaagaggaaaagcatctgtttgaaaaagagaaaaaaacaaagggtGGCAATGGTGAAAAGGGAGCAAGTGAAACTTCTGCTGACGGACATGAAGCTGAGGTGAAGATCACAGGTGGTCAGCAGAAGTTACCTGTGAAAAGACAGAATCCTGAACTGAGCAAAGAACAGAGTCTGAAGAGAGAGAAGCTGCGGAAAATGCTCCACAGCcgggaaacagacagacaagagaaTCCTGCAGAACAGAAAGACGAGCCGGCAGCAGTAGAAGAACAAGAGGTGAAACTGGACCGCTCTGCCTCCCTCAGGTCCCGCATGGAGCAGCGCTTGGAGTCTGCCCGATTCCGCTACATTAATGAGGTTTTGTACAGCACGTCCAGCGGCGAGGCGAAGCGTATGTTCAGGCAGGATCCGCAGGCTTTCTGGATATACCACAGAGGATACACTGCACAAGTTCAGAGGTGGCCAGCCAATCCAGTGGACACCATCATCTCCTACATCCAGCAAAA ACCGTCCTCTCTGGTGGTTGCAGACTTTGGTTGCGGTGACTGTAAAATAGCGCGCAATGTGAAGAACAAAGTGCACAGCTTTGACCTGGCAGCTACCTGTGAACTTGTTACAGTCTGTGACATGGCTAAT gtgcCGCTTCGTGACAGCTCCGTGGACATCGCAGTGTTCTGCCTTTCTCTCATGGGGACCAACCTGGCAGATTTTTTAGCAGAGGCCAATCGAGTCTTAAAAATGGG GGGTGTCCTTAAAATAGCAGAGGTGGCGAGTAGATTTGACAACGTCCGGAGCTTCATCACTGCGCTGGCAAGTCTGGGATTCAAGATGGTCTCCAAG GATACTGAGAATACTCATTTCTACTCCTTTGAATTTGTGAAGACGGGAGATTCTCCAGAAACTGTTAAGAAATTTGGACTTCAGTTGAAGCCCTGTGTGTACAAGAAAAGATGA
- the rrp8 gene encoding ribosomal RNA-processing protein 8 isoform X2, which translates to MFNEDEDWSDEQDAQIQSKTVLKNTQKANNNTNVKSKVVGKKSLLRTLQTLGSVPEWKSDDHQRDSDSDSEAETAPSHTKKKKKRRKRRKHAETSEEQQENGGLNQSVEEKPAAKKRSKDNKFGAMKVKTTSAGETKDEEMTKSAKMKVNKPKSTEGLSRKQWKNKMKNKRRCKNKYRQNKPEEDEKRKAESADKHKPEEEVKTDSYSNNNSGAITQTAAQRKKKEKGDKAQKRQKTEGDTDVSCASEKQTQKEEKHLFEKEKKTKGGNGEKGASETSADGHEAEVKITGGQQKLPVKRQNPELSKEQSLKREKLRKMLHSRETDRQENPAEQKDEPAAVEEQEVKLDRSASLRSRMEQRLESARFRYINEVLYSTSSGEAKRMFRQDPQAFWIYHRGYTAQVQRWPANPVDTIISYIQQKPSSLVVADFGCGDCKIARNVKNKVHSFDLAATCELVTVCDMANVPLRDSSVDIAVFCLSLMGTNLADFLAEANRVLKMGGVLKIAEVASRFDNVRSFITALASLGFKMVSKDTENTHFYSFEFVKTGDSPETVKKFGLQLKPCVYKKR; encoded by the exons ATGTTTAATGAGGATGAAGACTGGAGTGATGAACAAGACGCTCAAATCCAGAGTAAAACTGTCCTCAAAAACACCCAGAAGGCGAACAACAATACAAATGTCAAG TCCAAGGTTGTTGGTAAAAAGAGCCTGCTGCGGACCCTTCAGACACTGGGATCAGTACCAGAGTGGAAGAGTGACGACCACCAACgggacagtgacagtgacagtgaggcAGAAACAGCTCCGTCTCACaccaagaaaaagaagaagagaaggaaaaggagaaaacatgCAGAGACATCAGAGGAGCAGCAAGAGAACGGAGGCTTAAATCAGAGCGTCGAGGAGAAACCTGCAGcaaaaaagagaagcaaagaCAACAAATTTG GGGCCATGAAGGTGAAAACCACATCTGCAGGCGAGACAAAGGATGAAGAAATGACAAAGTCCGCAAAGATGAAAGTAAACAAACCCAAGAGCACAGAAGGGCTGAGcagaaaacaatggaaaaacaaaatgaagaacaAGAGgagatgtaaaaataaataccGCCAGAATAAGCCTGAGGAGGAcgagaaaagaaaagcagaatcTGCAGATAAACACAAGCCAGAGGAAGAAGTCAAAACAGATTCAtatagcaacaacaacagtggaGCAATCACTCAGACAGCAgcccagagaaagaaaaaagaaaagggagataAAGCGCAGAAAAGGCAAAAGACTGAGGGGGACACTGATGTTTCCTgtgcatcagaaaaacaaacacagaaagaggaaaagcatctgtttgaaaaagagaaaaaaacaaagggtGGCAATGGTGAAAAGGGAGCAAGTGAAACTTCTGCTGACGGACATGAAGCTGAGGTGAAGATCACAGGTGGTCAGCAGAAGTTACCTGTGAAAAGACAGAATCCTGAACTGAGCAAAGAACAGAGTCTGAAGAGAGAGAAGCTGCGGAAAATGCTCCACAGCcgggaaacagacagacaagagaaTCCTGCAGAACAGAAAGACGAGCCGGCAGCAGTAGAAGAACAAGAGGTGAAACTGGACCGCTCTGCCTCCCTCAGGTCCCGCATGGAGCAGCGCTTGGAGTCTGCCCGATTCCGCTACATTAATGAGGTTTTGTACAGCACGTCCAGCGGCGAGGCGAAGCGTATGTTCAGGCAGGATCCGCAGGCTTTCTGGATATACCACAGAGGATACACTGCACAAGTTCAGAGGTGGCCAGCCAATCCAGTGGACACCATCATCTCCTACATCCAGCAAAA ACCGTCCTCTCTGGTGGTTGCAGACTTTGGTTGCGGTGACTGTAAAATAGCGCGCAATGTGAAGAACAAAGTGCACAGCTTTGACCTGGCAGCTACCTGTGAACTTGTTACAGTCTGTGACATGGCTAAT gtgcCGCTTCGTGACAGCTCCGTGGACATCGCAGTGTTCTGCCTTTCTCTCATGGGGACCAACCTGGCAGATTTTTTAGCAGAGGCCAATCGAGTCTTAAAAATGGG GGGTGTCCTTAAAATAGCAGAGGTGGCGAGTAGATTTGACAACGTCCGGAGCTTCATCACTGCGCTGGCAAGTCTGGGATTCAAGATGGTCTCCAAG GATACTGAGAATACTCATTTCTACTCCTTTGAATTTGTGAAGACGGGAGATTCTCCAGAAACTGTTAAGAAATTTGGACTTCAGTTGAAGCCCTGTGTGTACAAGAAAAGATGA
- the LOC108876077 gene encoding integrin-linked protein kinase — MDDIFTQCREGNAVAVRLWLDNTENDLNQGDDHGFSPLHWACREGRSSVVDMLIMRGARINVMNRGDDTPLHLASSHGHRDIVGKLIQCKADTNAANEHGNTPLHYACFWGQDQVAEDLVTNGALVSICNKYGETPLDKAKPHLRELLREKAEKMGQNLTKIPFKDSFWKGTTRTRPRNGTLNKHAGIDYKQLSLLAKINENQSGELWQGRWQGNEIVVKVLKVRDWTTRKSRDFNEEYPKLRIFSHPNVLPMLGACQSPPAPHPIIITHWMPYGSLYNVLHEGTNFVVDQTQAVKFALDIACGMAFLHTLEPMIPRHYLNSKSVMIDEDMTARISMADVKFSFQCPGRMYSPAWVAPEALQKKPEDINRRSADMWSFAILLWELVTREVPFADLSNMEIGMKVALEGLRPTIPPGISPHICKLMKICMNEDPAKRPKFDMIVPILEKMQDK, encoded by the exons ATGGATGACATCTTTACGCAGTGCCGGGAAGGCAATGCAGTAGCAGTTCGCTTATGGTTGGATAATACAGAGAATGACCTCAACCAAGG aGATGACCACGGCTTCAGCCCTCTCCACTGGGCTTGCAGGGAAGGCCGCTCCAGCGTGGTGGACATGCTCATCATGAGAGGAGCTCGCATTAATGTCATGAATCGTGGAGACGACACGCCTCTGCACCTGGCCTCTAGCCATGGACATCGAGACATTGTGGGAAAG CTGATCCAGTGCAAAGCGGACACAAATGCAGCCAATGAACACGGGAACACACCACTGCATTATGCCTGCTTCTGGGGCCAAGACCAAGTGGCTGAG GACCTTGTGACTAATGGGGCTCTGGTGAGCATCTGTAACAAATATGGGGAAACTCCTCTGGACAAAGCCAAACCTCATCTGCGTGAACTTCTCAGAG AAAAGGCTGAGAAAATGGGACAGAACCTGACAAAAATTCCCTTCAAAGACTCGTTCTGGAAAGGCACCACCAGAACTCGACCTC GCAATGGCACTTTGAACAAACATGCAGGCATTGACTACAAACAGCTCTCTCTCCTTGCTAAAATAAATGAGAACCAGTCAGGAGAG CTGTGGCAAGGGCGCTGGCAAGGAAATGAAATTGTTGTTAAGGTGCTAAAAGTTCGTGACTGGACCACAAGGAAAAGCAGGGACTTCAATGAGGAGTATCCCAAACTCAG GATATTTTCCCACCCGAATGTCCTACCCATGTTGGGAGCATGTCAGTCTCCTCCCGCCCCTCAccccatcatcatcacacactgGATGCCTTATGGCTCCCTCTACAACGTGCTGCATGAAGGCACCA ACTTTGTGGTGGACCAGACACAGGCAGTGAAGTTTGCGCTGGACATTGCTTGTGGAATGGCTTTCTTACACACACTTGAGCCCATGATCCCTCGCCACTATCTCAACAGCAAGAGTGTTATG ATAGATGAAGATATGACAGCCAGGATCAGCATGGCAGACGTCAAGTTCTCCTTCCAGTGTCCTGGCAGGATGTACTCGCCCGCATGGGTAGCCCCTGAGG CTCTGCAGAAGAAGCCAGAAGACATCAACCGGCGGTCGGCAGACATGTGGAGCTTTGCTATCCTGCTGTGGGAGCTGGTGACCAGAGAGGTTCCCTTTGCTGACCTATCCAACATGGAGATAGGCATGAAG GTTGCCTTGGAGGGTTTGAGGCCCACTATCCCCCCTGGCATCTCACCCCACATTTGCAAGCTAATGAAGATATGCATGAACGAAGACCCAGCGAAGAGGCCTAAGTTTGACATGATTGTGCCAATTCTAGAAAAAATGCAGGACAAGTGA